Proteins from one Psilocybe cubensis strain MGC-MH-2018 chromosome 11, whole genome shotgun sequence genomic window:
- a CDS encoding Cytosine deaminase, which translates to MPSQWEKIDAHGMQIALEEAQKSYEEGGIPIGSSILVPDASEAAGYRVLGSGHNERVQKSSATLHGEISAVENAGRLRAEVYRAATIIPRVVIGENKTFMGGESLLIENGVEVIVKDRQDCKDLMEKFIIEKPQDWNEDIGELDTRLGM; encoded by the exons ATGCCGTCACAGTGGGAAAAGATAGATGCGCATGGAATGCAAATTGCTCTGGAAGAAGCCCAGAAAAGCTACGAAGAAGGGGGGATTCCGATTGGGTCATCTATCCTAGTACCTGATGCTTCAGAAGCAGCAGGATACAGGGTGCTTGGGTCGGGCCATAACGAACGAGTACAAAAATCGTCTGCAACATTGCATGGAGAGATATCAGCTGTGGAGAATGCTGGGAGACTGCGAGCAGAGGTGTATAGAGCGGCAACCATT ATACCGCGAGTCGTGATTGGGGAGAACAAGACATTTATGGGAGGCGAATCATTACTGATTGAAAACGGAGTTGAGGTTATCGTCAAAGACAGACAGGATTGTAAGGATTTAATGGAAAAGTTCATTATCGAGAAAccacag GACTGGAATGAGGACATTGGGGAATTAGATACCCGTCTGGGAATGTAA